One region of Paenibacillus polymyxa M1 genomic DNA includes:
- a CDS encoding post-transcriptional regulator has product MGMEELDEQDWDDAIEILCQSKADELILVGYEHVTSKDVWNCVSHKYEKEGIPPLHKLVNDILSLKATSFMNYLTMSALRGSTFE; this is encoded by the coding sequence GTGGGTATGGAAGAGCTGGATGAGCAGGATTGGGATGACGCAATTGAGATACTCTGTCAAAGTAAGGCAGACGAGCTGATTCTCGTAGGCTATGAACATGTCACCAGTAAGGACGTGTGGAATTGCGTCAGCCATAAATATGAAAAGGAGGGTATTCCTCCGCTGCACAAGCTCGTTAACGATATACTTTCCCTTAAAGCGACGAGCTTTATGAACTATTTGACGATGTCCGCATTACGGGGCTCCACTTTCGAATAG
- the spoVB gene encoding stage V sporulation protein B, which yields MKKQTFIHGAIILLAAGIINRLLGFIPRIALPRIIGPEGVGLYQQGYPFFIVLVTLITGGIPLAVAKLVAEAETAGQPEMSRRILHTSLRFTITLSLIAMAICLVFAPWITSHLLTDSRVYYTFVSMSPMIVIVAVSSAYRGYFQGKQNMIPSASSSIAETVMRIFCVIWFAYLLLPHGVAYAAAGAMLGALAGEFIGMVVLLWQYAWNQRKDHILQPKAPLPPKVHTDQSSVLSRLMSISVPVTAGRLVGSLSYLLESILCMRSLAVAGIATGVATAQYGAMQGMVIPVLLLPGALTSSLAVSLVPSLSEAAAKGHITAIHKRLHQSLRLALVAGAPFAVIMYVLAEPLCLLLYNNGDIAGMLKLMAPFALFMYIQAPLQAALQALDRPGSALLNTFIGAIIKIVLIVWLASQPQYGIYGAVIAICINSAIVTLLHGFSVSRLLRFRVRLLDFWKTGMGMIIMAAAVLYTYRHLTIFDQMWLQFMFAAGLGIILYLFLMTLIKMIDWDNLTRIPILRRWFKA from the coding sequence TTGAAAAAGCAGACATTCATTCATGGAGCAATTATTTTATTGGCAGCGGGAATCATCAATCGGCTACTGGGTTTTATTCCCCGAATCGCACTCCCGCGTATCATAGGCCCCGAAGGAGTCGGCTTGTACCAGCAGGGGTATCCCTTTTTTATTGTACTAGTGACTCTTATTACTGGGGGCATCCCTCTTGCGGTAGCCAAGCTTGTAGCTGAAGCTGAAACAGCGGGGCAACCCGAGATGTCACGGCGTATTTTGCACACTAGCTTGCGCTTCACCATTACACTCAGCCTGATCGCCATGGCAATCTGTCTTGTGTTTGCACCTTGGATCACAAGCCATCTCCTGACCGACAGCCGTGTGTATTATACATTCGTAAGTATGAGCCCAATGATTGTCATTGTTGCTGTTTCCTCAGCTTATAGGGGCTATTTTCAAGGAAAACAAAATATGATTCCTTCCGCAAGTTCCTCCATTGCGGAAACCGTCATGCGCATTTTTTGCGTCATTTGGTTTGCTTACTTGTTACTTCCTCATGGTGTAGCCTACGCTGCTGCAGGTGCCATGCTTGGTGCTTTGGCGGGTGAATTCATTGGCATGGTTGTGCTGCTGTGGCAATATGCCTGGAACCAGCGAAAAGATCACATTCTTCAACCAAAGGCCCCTTTACCCCCAAAGGTTCATACCGACCAATCATCCGTTTTGTCACGTCTTATGTCGATATCTGTTCCCGTTACTGCTGGAAGGCTTGTCGGTTCCTTATCTTATTTGCTCGAATCTATCTTATGCATGCGTAGCCTCGCCGTAGCAGGCATTGCAACTGGCGTGGCAACCGCACAATATGGGGCCATGCAAGGCATGGTTATTCCTGTGTTGTTACTACCAGGGGCCCTTACCAGTTCGCTGGCTGTTTCACTCGTGCCTTCGTTATCCGAAGCAGCAGCGAAAGGGCATATTACTGCCATTCACAAACGTTTGCATCAATCGCTTCGACTTGCTTTAGTCGCAGGAGCCCCATTTGCCGTAATTATGTATGTATTAGCAGAGCCGCTGTGTCTGCTGCTCTACAATAATGGCGATATTGCGGGCATGCTTAAACTCATGGCTCCCTTTGCACTTTTTATGTACATTCAGGCCCCTCTTCAGGCAGCACTTCAGGCGTTAGACCGTCCTGGAAGTGCCTTATTGAACACCTTTATCGGAGCCATTATCAAAATTGTACTGATTGTATGGCTTGCTTCTCAGCCTCAGTACGGTATCTACGGAGCTGTCATTGCCATCTGTATTAACAGTGCTATCGTTACCCTCCTACATGGCTTCAGTGTCAGCAGACTGCTTCGCTTTCGTGTACGTTTACTTGACTTCTGGAAAACCGGGATGGGCATGATCATTATGGCGGCAGCGGTATTATATACCTACAGACATTTAACGATTTTCGATCAAATGTGGCTCCAATTTATGTTTGCCGCAGGCTTGGGAATTATTCTCTACCTTTTCCTGATGACCTTGATCAAAATGATCGACTGGGACAACCTCACACGCATTCCAATATTGAGAAGATGGTTTAAAGCATAA
- a CDS encoding DUF421 domain-containing protein, producing MSHDIFAHIFRTLLMYFIVYLVMRLMGKREIGKLSVFDLVISIMIAEIAVFSLEDIKRPLYEGLIPLGVLLILQIGISYFSLKSRRLRLLFDGRPSVLYSNGQLNKDEMAKQRYNLDDLLLQLREQNIESLDEVEYVILETTGKLTVIDKDFYDGAKHEKIKQEQNKNDLISKEQQENKVHPSPQIGGKFRYEGLPIPLIMDGKVLDRNLERMDMNRFWLKNQIQAKGHKDFKDVFLCSVNHRGDVYITPPAYGESLD from the coding sequence TTGAGTCACGATATTTTTGCTCATATTTTTCGGACGCTGCTCATGTATTTTATTGTATATCTGGTGATGCGCTTGATGGGTAAAAGGGAGATCGGAAAATTGTCTGTTTTCGATCTCGTCATATCCATTATGATTGCGGAAATTGCTGTATTCAGCCTGGAGGATATAAAACGTCCACTTTATGAAGGGTTGATTCCTTTAGGAGTGCTGTTAATTTTGCAAATCGGAATTTCCTATTTCAGTCTGAAAAGTCGGCGTCTGCGCTTACTATTTGATGGTAGGCCCAGTGTATTGTACTCAAATGGACAACTAAACAAGGACGAAATGGCGAAGCAACGTTACAACTTAGATGACTTGCTGTTACAACTTCGTGAACAAAATATAGAAAGTTTGGATGAGGTTGAATATGTCATTTTGGAAACAACAGGTAAACTTACGGTGATTGACAAGGATTTTTACGATGGCGCTAAACATGAAAAAATAAAGCAGGAACAAAACAAAAATGATTTGATAAGCAAAGAACAACAGGAAAATAAAGTCCACCCTTCTCCACAAATCGGTGGAAAGTTTAGATATGAGGGACTACCGATTCCATTAATTATGGACGGCAAGGTGCTGGATCGAAATTTGGAACGGATGGATATGAACCGTTTTTGGCTTAAAAATCAGATTCAAGCGAAGGGTCACAAAGATTTTAAGGATGTTTTCTTATGCTCGGTCAACCATAGAGGGGATGTGTATATTACACCACCGGCCTATGGAGAATCTTTGGATTAG
- a CDS encoding TIGR04086 family membrane protein codes for MELIRRWCSFRLAHPILSGLFYAFAWMLFGALILSILLWMTQMQEQDLSLYTYIVHAFAMLSGGFVAGKRSTNKGWYQGGITGILYGLIVLLVGFLALDAGMNGKDLLHLGIAFVIGAGGGMFGINFSK; via the coding sequence ATGGAGCTCATTCGCCGCTGGTGTTCGTTTCGTCTGGCCCATCCCATTTTATCCGGCTTATTTTATGCCTTTGCATGGATGCTGTTTGGCGCATTGATTCTTTCAATACTCTTGTGGATGACACAGATGCAAGAACAGGACTTATCATTGTATACGTACATCGTCCACGCATTCGCCATGCTATCTGGTGGCTTCGTCGCCGGTAAAAGATCCACGAACAAAGGCTGGTATCAAGGCGGTATTACAGGCATTCTGTATGGACTAATCGTTCTTCTGGTCGGTTTTTTGGCATTGGATGCAGGCATGAATGGTAAAGACCTGCTGCACTTAGGAATCGCGTTTGTTATAGGAGCAGGTGGCGGGATGTTTGGCATTAACTTTAGTAAGTAA
- the yajC gene encoding preprotein translocase subunit YajC encodes MFHFATAAAAPGGAGGLFQMIWPLALMFVIFYFLLIRPNQKKQKQRQSMLQALKKGDKVITIGGLHGTIVEITDDVVVLRVNDVTKLTFDRSAISNAIAKDTASEEVVSKS; translated from the coding sequence GTGTTTCATTTTGCTACAGCTGCGGCTGCACCAGGTGGAGCTGGCGGACTTTTTCAAATGATCTGGCCACTGGCTCTGATGTTTGTAATCTTCTATTTCTTGCTGATTCGTCCGAATCAGAAAAAACAAAAGCAGCGTCAATCGATGCTTCAAGCTTTGAAAAAAGGAGATAAAGTAATTACAATCGGAGGACTTCACGGTACAATTGTGGAGATTACGGACGATGTGGTTGTTTTGCGTGTGAACGATGTGACGAAGCTGACCTTTGACCGCAGTGCAATTAGTAATGCGATTGCAAAAGACACTGCATCTGAGGAAGTTGTTTCTAAATCGTAA
- the tgt gene encoding tRNA guanosine(34) transglycosylase Tgt — protein MAPAIRYEHIKTCKQSGARLGRVHTPHGVIETPTFMPVGTQATVKTMSPEELKAMDAHIILSNTYHLFLRPGHDIIREAGGLHKFMNWDRPILTDSGGFQVFSLSEMRKISEEGVHFRSHLNGDKKFLSPEVAMEVQNSLGSDIMMAFDECPPFPAEYEYVKKSLERTSRWAERCLEAHARPHDQGLFAIVQGGMHEDLRKQSAADLTSMDFPGYAIGGLSVGEPKHLMYEVLDYTVPLLPTNKPRYLMGVGSPDALIEGSIRGVDMFDCVLPTRIARNGTTMTSQGRLVVRNANYASDFGPLDPACDCYTCRNYSRAYLRHLIKADETFGLRLTTYHNLHFLIQLMRNVRQAIMDDRLLDFRDEFFEQYGLHDNDKGF, from the coding sequence ATGGCACCAGCAATAAGATACGAACATATTAAGACCTGCAAGCAATCAGGAGCACGTCTTGGGCGTGTACACACGCCTCACGGAGTTATTGAGACTCCAACCTTTATGCCCGTGGGAACTCAAGCAACTGTTAAAACGATGAGCCCTGAGGAACTGAAAGCGATGGATGCTCATATTATTTTGAGTAATACGTACCATCTGTTTCTTCGTCCTGGTCATGATATTATCCGAGAAGCGGGCGGACTGCACAAGTTTATGAATTGGGATCGCCCTATTTTAACAGACAGCGGCGGATTCCAAGTGTTTTCCTTAAGTGAAATGCGTAAGATTTCAGAGGAAGGTGTTCATTTCCGCTCTCATCTAAATGGAGATAAGAAGTTTCTTTCTCCGGAAGTGGCGATGGAAGTCCAAAACTCGCTTGGCTCGGATATTATGATGGCCTTCGATGAATGTCCACCGTTTCCGGCTGAGTATGAATACGTGAAAAAGTCACTGGAGCGCACCAGCCGTTGGGCTGAGCGTTGTTTGGAGGCACATGCGCGTCCACATGATCAAGGGCTGTTCGCCATTGTACAAGGAGGCATGCATGAAGATCTGCGTAAGCAAAGTGCGGCAGATTTGACTTCCATGGATTTCCCGGGGTATGCTATTGGTGGACTGAGTGTAGGTGAACCTAAGCATTTGATGTATGAAGTGCTCGATTACACGGTTCCTCTGCTTCCTACTAACAAACCACGTTATCTGATGGGCGTTGGTTCGCCGGATGCTTTGATTGAAGGCTCCATTCGTGGTGTGGATATGTTCGATTGTGTACTTCCAACCCGAATTGCTCGCAACGGAACAACGATGACAAGTCAAGGACGTCTTGTTGTTCGGAATGCGAATTATGCAAGTGATTTTGGCCCGCTTGATCCGGCTTGTGATTGCTACACTTGTCGCAATTATTCACGTGCTTACTTGCGACATTTAATTAAAGCAGATGAAACCTTCGGGCTCCGACTGACAACGTATCATAACTTGCATTTCTTAATACAATTGATGCGTAATGTCAGACAAGCGATTATGGATGACAGGCTGCTTGATTTCCGCGATGAATTTTTTGAGCAGTACGGTCTTCATGATAATGATAAAGGCTTTTAA
- the queA gene encoding tRNA preQ1(34) S-adenosylmethionine ribosyltransferase-isomerase QueA, whose amino-acid sequence MNVNDYDFELPETLIAQTPLLERTASRLLTLNKNNGEVGHHTFSDIVQYLQPGDTLVLNDTRVIPARLFGIKQDTGAKAEVLLLKQLEGDRWEALVKPGKKLKKGAVIVFGDELKAVIEEEGDMGGRVLSFSYDGIFQEILDRLGQMPLPPYIKEQLDDRERYQTVYARHEGSAAAPTAGLHFTEELLDRIKEKGVTVAFITLHVGLGTFRPMSVDTIEEHVMHEEYYSLSQETADVLNATKARGGRVVAVGTTSCRTLETVGSNFVDGVLQASSGWTQIFIYPGYEFRVVDAMITNFHLPKSTLVMLVSALAGRKNIMHAYQEAIDQKYRFFSFGDAMFIY is encoded by the coding sequence ATGAACGTAAACGATTACGATTTTGAACTACCTGAAACATTAATTGCACAGACGCCTTTGCTTGAGCGGACCGCTTCTAGATTACTGACGCTAAACAAAAACAACGGTGAAGTGGGACATCATACCTTTTCGGATATTGTGCAGTATCTTCAGCCAGGGGATACGCTGGTTCTGAATGATACCAGAGTAATTCCTGCACGTTTGTTTGGCATCAAGCAAGACACCGGGGCTAAGGCCGAGGTTTTGCTGCTTAAACAACTGGAGGGAGACCGATGGGAAGCATTGGTGAAACCCGGCAAAAAGCTGAAAAAGGGAGCTGTTATTGTTTTCGGTGATGAGCTGAAGGCAGTTATTGAGGAAGAAGGAGATATGGGCGGAAGGGTACTTTCATTTTCATATGATGGTATTTTTCAGGAGATCCTGGATCGCTTAGGGCAGATGCCGCTTCCTCCGTATATTAAGGAACAGCTGGATGATCGTGAGCGGTATCAAACCGTTTATGCTCGGCACGAAGGTTCTGCTGCGGCTCCAACGGCAGGGTTACATTTTACCGAAGAATTACTGGACCGGATTAAAGAGAAGGGCGTTACGGTTGCCTTTATCACACTTCATGTCGGTTTAGGGACGTTCAGACCGATGTCGGTGGATACGATTGAAGAGCATGTCATGCATGAAGAATACTATTCATTGTCACAGGAAACGGCGGATGTACTCAATGCAACCAAGGCGCGCGGCGGAAGAGTCGTGGCAGTGGGAACAACCAGTTGCCGAACGCTGGAGACGGTGGGCAGTAACTTCGTAGATGGTGTACTACAGGCCAGCAGTGGATGGACACAGATTTTTATTTATCCAGGCTATGAATTCCGTGTGGTGGATGCAATGATTACGAATTTTCATTTGCCTAAGTCCACCTTGGTTATGCTGGTCAGCGCACTGGCTGGCAGAAAGAATATTATGCATGCTTACCAGGAGGCGATTGACCAAAAATATCGGTTCTTTAGCTTCGGGGACGCTATGTTCATTTATTAA
- a CDS encoding SpoIID/LytB domain-containing protein produces the protein MSGDTLNRNKNFGAWTGRLKRAAFFMVLATACIPWPSAVQAAASQEDIRVVIFADLGSKYKATVPAVTLKSSGSLSVGQNSGGSFQAWMGLPDSTARFSVDSYRVKVLEGNEAAAIKAAQALQKTNDKPTVFIGSKNGGSVYQVYAGLYASEQSAQAAVQRISSATGAQAEVKGNKHWSTGSYGSEQEANLVRTTIAAAGFDAFTVIQSRGQYAVWVGEESNDSKLSALKTELESKQPRLTLSKVNTTQTGLILRQEAGVTTGSQVMPHYMLSGSNNSKIIVNGGNNGIQVVERSQRTYRGDMEIGITSGQLALVNEVPLEQYLYSVVGAEVYSSWPAEALKAQAVAARSYALAQGNRFQIGNVVDGTLSQAYNGKSSEHANVNEAVDATAGEVIKSGGKVVEAVFSSNAGGVTADASEVWNSGGEAFASVDSSGDTSAQKGAQEWYHVLLSNGKTGYIREDNAKELEGVTEAGLDKITVTAENTNVRPIPQIQSTVTPVAKAQPGEEMIVLEKVPQSGDYAWVRGPFTAAQIAKSLQGKITGTVPSSVNHLDVTKRGPSGRVLEVEADGTPLKVKYPDMYRSAMGGLPSTLFDIASTGSYTVLGADEATTHVSGTQGTQILSASGSSTLSGNGVVVMNEDRHARVIDKTQSFIFTGKGNGHGLGLSQWGANGLAEQGYDYKKILQHYYKNVDIVKD, from the coding sequence ATGAGTGGAGATACATTGAACCGAAATAAAAATTTCGGAGCGTGGACAGGCCGGCTCAAACGAGCAGCTTTCTTTATGGTATTAGCTACAGCTTGCATACCTTGGCCTTCAGCTGTTCAGGCTGCTGCCTCCCAAGAGGATATTCGTGTAGTGATCTTTGCGGATCTAGGCAGCAAATATAAAGCGACAGTTCCCGCTGTAACTTTGAAATCATCAGGGAGCCTGAGTGTCGGACAGAACAGTGGGGGCAGCTTTCAGGCTTGGATGGGACTGCCAGACAGTACGGCTCGTTTTAGTGTAGACAGCTATCGAGTGAAGGTGCTTGAAGGAAATGAAGCGGCTGCGATAAAAGCGGCTCAAGCTCTGCAAAAGACTAATGATAAACCTACTGTTTTTATTGGTTCAAAAAACGGTGGCTCTGTCTATCAAGTGTATGCGGGATTATATGCTAGTGAACAGTCGGCACAGGCTGCTGTGCAGCGGATTTCCTCAGCAACCGGAGCACAGGCCGAAGTTAAGGGAAACAAACATTGGTCGACGGGAAGCTACGGAAGCGAGCAGGAGGCTAATCTCGTTCGCACGACAATTGCTGCCGCAGGTTTTGATGCTTTTACTGTAATTCAATCAAGAGGCCAGTATGCTGTATGGGTTGGAGAAGAAAGTAATGACAGTAAGCTGTCGGCCTTGAAAACAGAGCTGGAGAGCAAGCAGCCTAGACTCACCCTTTCCAAAGTGAACACTACTCAAACTGGTCTTATCCTAAGACAGGAAGCAGGAGTAACGACAGGCTCACAGGTGATGCCTCATTACATGCTAAGTGGCTCTAATAATAGCAAGATAATTGTCAACGGCGGTAATAATGGAATCCAAGTGGTCGAAAGGTCACAGCGAACATATCGCGGCGACATGGAGATTGGCATAACGTCAGGACAGCTGGCGCTTGTGAATGAAGTCCCTTTGGAGCAGTATTTGTATTCCGTAGTTGGAGCAGAAGTCTATTCCTCATGGCCAGCTGAAGCGCTTAAGGCTCAAGCGGTAGCGGCTCGCAGTTATGCGCTTGCCCAAGGCAATCGGTTTCAGATCGGCAATGTGGTAGATGGCACGCTAAGCCAAGCTTACAATGGTAAGAGCTCAGAACATGCAAATGTCAACGAGGCTGTAGATGCAACAGCTGGTGAAGTTATTAAGAGTGGCGGCAAAGTGGTCGAAGCTGTATTCTCCTCTAATGCGGGTGGTGTTACAGCAGATGCTTCCGAAGTGTGGAATAGTGGTGGTGAAGCGTTTGCGAGCGTGGACAGCTCGGGAGATACCTCGGCACAAAAAGGAGCACAGGAGTGGTATCATGTACTTCTCTCCAATGGCAAGACAGGTTATATCCGCGAGGATAACGCTAAGGAGCTGGAGGGAGTCACAGAAGCGGGGTTAGACAAAATCACCGTCACTGCGGAAAATACAAATGTGCGTCCTATTCCTCAAATCCAATCAACGGTTACACCCGTAGCAAAGGCGCAGCCGGGTGAAGAGATGATTGTTCTGGAAAAGGTGCCTCAATCCGGAGACTATGCATGGGTTAGAGGGCCCTTTACAGCAGCTCAGATTGCTAAGTCCTTGCAAGGGAAAATAACTGGCACAGTACCGTCCTCTGTTAATCACCTTGATGTTACCAAACGGGGTCCGTCAGGTCGAGTGTTGGAGGTTGAAGCAGATGGAACTCCTCTAAAAGTGAAGTATCCGGACATGTATCGCTCAGCGATGGGGGGACTACCAAGCACACTGTTTGATATTGCGAGTACCGGCAGTTATACTGTATTAGGCGCTGACGAAGCTACTACTCATGTAAGCGGCACACAAGGTACCCAAATTCTGTCGGCATCTGGCAGCAGCACTTTAAGTGGTAACGGGGTGGTCGTCATGAATGAAGATCGCCATGCACGAGTCATCGACAAAACGCAAAGCTTTATTTTTACAGGTAAAGGGAATGGTCATGGTTTGGGCTTATCACAATGGGGGGCCAATGGATTGGCAGAGCAGGGGTATGATTACAAGAAAATTTTGCAACACTATTACAAAAATGTGGATATAGTTAAGGACTGA
- the ruvB gene encoding Holliday junction branch migration DNA helicase RuvB, with amino-acid sequence MDDRIISANLMMEDQTAELSLRPRYLNEYIGQNQVKENLKVYIEAAKMRKEALDHVLLYGPPGLGKTTLANIIANELGVNLRTTSGPAIERPGDLAALLTNLQEGDVLFIDEIHRLHRTVEEVMYPAMEDFALDIMIGKGPSARSVRLDLPPFTLIGATTRAGLLSAPLRDRFGVISRLEFYTTDELAYIVSRNADIMEIEIVGDAAEEIALRSRGTPRIANRLLKRVRDFAQVAGDGIIHSELAAEALKRLQIDPLGLDEIDHKMLKAMIHSFRGGPVGLDTIAATIGEESQTIEDVYEPYLLQIGLLQRTPRGRTVTPAAYAHLGIPMPTDPR; translated from the coding sequence GTGGATGACCGGATTATTTCCGCCAATTTGATGATGGAAGACCAGACGGCGGAGTTAAGCCTTCGCCCCCGTTATCTAAATGAATATATCGGGCAAAATCAGGTCAAGGAAAATCTGAAAGTATATATTGAAGCGGCCAAGATGCGTAAAGAAGCGTTGGACCATGTATTGTTGTACGGACCGCCCGGATTGGGTAAAACCACTTTGGCTAACATTATCGCCAATGAGTTAGGGGTTAATTTACGTACAACTTCAGGTCCTGCAATTGAAAGACCGGGAGATTTGGCAGCATTGCTGACCAACCTTCAAGAGGGTGATGTTTTGTTCATTGATGAAATTCATCGCCTTCACCGTACAGTGGAAGAAGTCATGTATCCGGCGATGGAAGATTTTGCACTGGACATTATGATTGGCAAAGGCCCAAGTGCACGTTCAGTTCGTTTGGATTTACCGCCCTTTACTCTTATAGGTGCTACTACACGCGCTGGGTTGCTCTCTGCGCCATTGCGTGACCGATTTGGCGTTATTAGTCGATTAGAGTTTTATACGACAGACGAGCTGGCTTACATCGTGTCTAGGAATGCGGATATTATGGAAATCGAGATTGTTGGGGATGCGGCGGAGGAAATCGCATTGCGTTCACGGGGGACACCGCGGATTGCCAACCGACTGTTAAAAAGGGTACGTGATTTTGCCCAAGTTGCCGGAGACGGTATTATTCATTCAGAGTTGGCTGCAGAGGCACTAAAGAGACTTCAAATAGATCCACTTGGGCTGGATGAAATTGACCATAAAATGCTTAAGGCTATGATTCATTCATTCCGGGGCGGACCTGTAGGATTGGACACCATTGCTGCGACCATTGGTGAAGAGAGCCAGACGATTGAAGATGTGTACGAGCCTTATTTGTTACAAATTGGCCTTTTACAAAGAACACCTCGCGGACGAACGGTGACTCCGGCGGCATATGCTCACCTTGGAATTCCCATGCCAACAGACCCACGGTGA
- the ruvA gene encoding Holliday junction branch migration protein RuvA, whose protein sequence is MIDFLRGSVAHLENEYVVLDVQGVGYRVFCPNPYAFAKTEGPVVIYTHHHVREDAILLFGFATREEQQLFRKLIDVSGIGPRVALGILGGGTPAHVVTAIYQENITFLTKLPGIGKKTAQRMILDLKDKLDGIGALGMATGLFAEPAVEEGQGSYWSEAREALKALGYTDAELDKVWSKMKKDAKPDDSADILMKRALQLLFAG, encoded by the coding sequence ATGATAGATTTCTTGCGTGGTTCTGTAGCTCACTTGGAAAATGAATATGTCGTTTTGGATGTGCAGGGTGTAGGGTATCGGGTATTTTGTCCGAATCCTTACGCCTTCGCCAAAACGGAAGGACCGGTGGTTATTTACACTCACCATCATGTAAGGGAAGATGCTATTTTACTGTTTGGGTTTGCAACCCGTGAGGAGCAGCAATTATTCCGTAAATTGATCGATGTGTCTGGTATTGGACCACGGGTGGCTCTTGGTATTTTGGGAGGCGGTACGCCTGCGCATGTGGTGACGGCGATTTATCAGGAGAATATCACATTTCTCACCAAATTACCGGGGATCGGTAAAAAGACGGCACAACGTATGATTCTAGATTTAAAAGACAAGCTGGACGGTATTGGGGCGTTAGGAATGGCTACCGGATTGTTTGCGGAGCCTGCTGTAGAAGAAGGCCAAGGTTCGTACTGGAGTGAGGCGCGTGAAGCGCTTAAAGCACTCGGTTACACGGATGCTGAGTTAGATAAGGTATGGAGCAAAATGAAGAAAGATGCGAAACCTGATGATTCTGCCGACATTTTGATGAAACGGGCTTTGCAACTGTTGTTTGCCGGATAG
- the ruvC gene encoding crossover junction endodeoxyribonuclease RuvC encodes MRFLGIDPGIAIVGFGFVDKIGSKVVPVQYGCIQTEAHTPEEDRLLHVYEGMLQLIDKYKPDAVALEKLFFNRNVTTAMSVSQARGVLVLAAKQRNLPIGEYTPMQVKQAIVGYGKAEKKQVQEMIRMFLKLQAVPKPDDVADALAVAICHAHSYGLNSKLNEVLRK; translated from the coding sequence TTGCGTTTTTTAGGAATTGATCCCGGTATTGCCATTGTGGGCTTCGGGTTTGTAGACAAGATAGGCAGTAAGGTGGTTCCTGTGCAATATGGCTGTATCCAGACGGAGGCCCATACACCGGAAGAAGACAGGTTGCTTCATGTGTATGAAGGCATGTTGCAATTAATTGATAAGTATAAGCCAGATGCGGTAGCATTGGAGAAGCTCTTTTTTAATCGCAATGTTACAACGGCTATGTCTGTAAGCCAGGCACGTGGGGTGCTGGTACTCGCTGCCAAACAACGTAATTTGCCTATAGGTGAATACACGCCCATGCAGGTAAAGCAGGCTATTGTAGGGTATGGCAAGGCGGAGAAGAAGCAGGTACAGGAGATGATTAGAATGTTTCTAAAGCTCCAGGCTGTGCCCAAACCGGATGATGTAGCGGATGCTTTGGCAGTGGCTATTTGTCATGCGCATTCCTATGGACTAAATTCAAAATTAAATGAGGTATTACGAAAATGA
- a CDS encoding BofC C-terminal domain-containing protein — MKRLSWKKQMKRRWKQWRRTVWACTILGAACLLAGLGILFSNHMQAMLSQPLATPVMAEMEEESPNYTSTEDRSSQMQLLQSIHASGISRKTRLLTTYVCGTETTSLGTLSSQQLESLLKQHPDWKGRLNTKGEVWLERRVEDLSESCKERAYMGLSTDGQLTLFEGLPKKEKVIRTFFQLDIGSMETALPEGVYKQLQQGIRVQDINEYNSVISTFSDFAVERTQRVLKQHY; from the coding sequence GTGAAGCGATTAAGTTGGAAAAAACAGATGAAACGGCGCTGGAAACAGTGGAGAAGAACAGTGTGGGCATGTACTATTTTGGGTGCGGCTTGCTTACTGGCAGGGTTGGGTATTCTGTTTTCGAATCATATGCAGGCTATGCTGTCGCAACCACTGGCTACTCCCGTTATGGCAGAGATGGAGGAGGAGTCACCAAATTATACTTCTACCGAAGACCGCTCCTCGCAGATGCAGCTATTGCAAAGTATTCATGCTTCCGGTATAAGCAGGAAGACCCGTTTGTTAACTACCTACGTATGTGGTACGGAGACCACTTCCTTGGGAACGTTAAGTTCACAACAACTGGAAAGTTTGCTGAAGCAACATCCCGATTGGAAGGGACGGCTTAATACTAAAGGAGAAGTGTGGCTGGAGCGCAGAGTGGAAGATTTGTCGGAGTCATGCAAAGAGCGTGCATATATGGGCTTAAGCACTGATGGACAGCTTACACTGTTTGAAGGGCTGCCTAAAAAGGAAAAAGTAATTCGTACTTTTTTTCAATTGGATATAGGGTCTATGGAGACGGCCTTGCCGGAAGGGGTATATAAACAACTTCAGCAGGGAATCCGTGTACAGGATATAAATGAGTATAACAGTGTAATCTCCACTTTTAGTGACTTCGCAGTGGAGCGAACACAGAGGGTATTAAAGCAGCATTATTGA